A DNA window from Desulfobaccales bacterium contains the following coding sequences:
- a CDS encoding TetR/AcrR family transcriptional regulator, which produces MSLKDRIIHESLRQFSSKGFMSTSISDILEAVGTSKGGLYNHFKSKEDLFFAALSEARKIWRQRNLADLDRWERPLDKLKQILENYRDQYLADSENFPGGCVFVALAVELHDQQPHLAQEVNEGFERFKGLIKRLLDQEKAVGKLKKGIDTGMAAEVIFSGILGACVAYTSDKSKENLDHTIKGLIDFLTMISL; this is translated from the coding sequence ATGTCACTCAAAGACAGGATTATCCACGAGTCTTTGCGCCAATTTTCCAGCAAAGGTTTCATGAGCACGTCCATCAGTGACATCCTGGAAGCCGTGGGCACTTCCAAAGGCGGGCTTTACAATCACTTCAAGAGCAAAGAGGACCTTTTCTTCGCGGCCCTGAGTGAAGCCCGGAAAATCTGGCGGCAGCGCAATTTGGCCGACTTGGACCGCTGGGAGCGACCCTTGGACAAACTCAAGCAGATCCTGGAGAATTATCGGGATCAATATTTGGCGGACTCGGAAAACTTTCCGGGAGGTTGTGTCTTTGTCGCCCTGGCGGTGGAATTACACGACCAGCAACCCCACCTGGCCCAAGAAGTGAATGAAGGCTTCGAACGATTCAAGGGCCTGATTAAACGCCTTCTGGACCAAGAAAAGGCAGTCGGCAAGCTGAAAAAGGGTATCGATACCGGCATGGCGGCCGAAGTAATCTTCTCAGGTATTCTGGGGGCTTGCGTCGCGTATACCTCAGACAAATCGAAGGAGAACCTGGATCACACAATCAAAGGCCTTATTGACTTCTTGACCATGATCAGTCTCTGA